The sequence CGTTACTTCTGGATGTAGCTTTACAGGTACCTTTGTATAGCCAAGTGCGCGAATGGCATCTACTAGTTCAATTTTGCGTTTGTCGACTTTGATCTTATGAGTCTTTTGTAATTCTTCTGCAATTTGCTTACTTGTAATCGAACCGAATAGACGGCCACCTTCACCAGATTTAGCCGTTAATTCAACGGTCGTTTTATCCAATGTGTCCTTTAATTCCTTCGCTTGGGCCAATTCTTCAGCAGCTAGTTGTTCTTCTTTTTTCTTTTGGGCATTCAACGAACTAATATTTGCTGCATTTGCCTCCACTGCCAATCCCTGTTTGAGTAGGAAATTATGGGCGTAACCATCTGCTACATTCTTTACCTCGCCTTTTTTTCCCTTACCTTTCACATCTTTTAAAAAGATTACCTTCATTCTTGCTGTCTCCCTTCCATATATTCATCAATCGCCAATTTTAATTGTCCCTCAGCCTCATCAGTGGAGATCCCTGATAATTGAGTAGCAGCATTCGTTAAGTGGCCGCCACCACCAAGAGCCTCCATGATCAATTGCACATTGACATCCCCTAAAGAACGGGCGCTGATCCCAATTAGATCATCCGAACGTTTAGAGATTACAAATGAGGCCTTTATTCCATCCATTGTCAATAGCGTATCTGCCGCTTGTGCAATTAAAACTTGATGATATATTTCATCATCGTTTCCTTTTGCGATGGCAATTCCCTCATGATACGTTATAACATTTTCAATTAATTTGGCTCGCTTAACATAAGTCTGAATATCCTCTTTTAAA is a genomic window of Niallia sp. XMNu-256 containing:
- the rplI gene encoding 50S ribosomal protein L9; the protein is MKVIFLKDVKGKGKKGEVKNVADGYAHNFLLKQGLAVEANAANISSLNAQKKKEEQLAAEELAQAKELKDTLDKTTVELTAKSGEGGRLFGSITSKQIAEELQKTHKIKVDKRKIELVDAIRALGYTKVPVKLHPEVTATLNVHVKEV